CGTCTCCGTGCGCAACCGCGTTGTGCTGGCCCCGATGTCCGGCGTCACCGACATGCCTTTCAGGCAACTCGCCTGGCGCCATGGGGCGGGCCTGGTCGTAACCGAGATGGTAGCGAGCAGGGAGCTTATAAACAGCACGGCCGAATCATGGTCGCGATTGAGGGCTGCCGGCTTCAGGCCGCATATGGTTCAGCTCGCCGGCCGCGAGGCGCATTGGATGGCGCAGGCGGCCAAGATTGCGGCCGATAGTGGCGCCGACATCATCGATATCAATATGGGTTGTCCGGCCAAGAAGGTGATCGGCGGCTATTCCGGCTCGGCGCTGATGCGTGACCCCGATCATGCATTGAGCCTTATCGAGGCAACCGTGAAGGCGGTCGATATTCCGGTGACGCTGAAGATGCGGCTCGGCTGGGACGATAATTCGATTAACGCACCACAGATCGCCAAGCGTGCCGAAGATGCAGGGGTAAGGCTGGTCACCATTCACGGCCGTACGCGCATGCAGTTTTACGAAGGCAAGGCGAATTGGGACGCGATCCGTGCCGTTCGCAACGCAATTTCGGTTCCGCTGATCGCGAACGGCGATGTCGACACACAGGCAGATGCGCAGGAGATCCTTCGCCGCTCGGGCGCGGATATGGTGATGATCGGCCGTGGTTGTCAGGGGCG
Above is a window of Rhizobium etli 8C-3 DNA encoding:
- the dusB gene encoding tRNA dihydrouridine synthase DusB, with amino-acid sequence MCLKDNQLHPINLAAPLQIGNVSVRNRVVLAPMSGVTDMPFRQLAWRHGAGLVVTEMVASRELINSTAESWSRLRAAGFRPHMVQLAGREAHWMAQAAKIAADSGADIIDINMGCPAKKVIGGYSGSALMRDPDHALSLIEATVKAVDIPVTLKMRLGWDDNSINAPQIAKRAEDAGVRLVTIHGRTRMQFYEGKANWDAIRAVRNAISVPLIANGDVDTQADAQEILRRSGADMVMIGRGCQGRPWHAGVLAGSAAPSPETIPDIAVEHYEMMLDFYGEATAIRHARKHLGWYLERFAPSLPVSQKAEIMTSHRRAEVVARLRDALAAGLEISKGREAA